From one Prosthecobacter vanneervenii genomic stretch:
- a CDS encoding urea transporter has protein sequence MKRLLDHTLRGYGQMLVANNRITGACVLVGMFVLSVEMALMSLGGALLISALALWRAQNDSVLKTGLFSVNGALLGALWYLFPQVPLWAQALATALGCAGMVFFFVPVAERMHEDKSPYVLFSLPYVVAAWAALTALIFFGVHDAELTRGWRALLANRFEKAEKHFLNTEVSTDMAEAYRCAGLGWSLYRRGDQTGAQTAFSRVLSLKIGVADAYDGLGWSRFRQGRYDDAVLAFRRAVALDSFFADSWDGLGWCELQAGHPEEARRHFTTAALCAPLFADAFSGFAATLSGGKAEAYAKAWSGFLSSHLSLTAQFTSTRVLLCWLWFFIGLLFHSRTSALVALVAVLVCMLGSAWRPVFGDPAFAMNVVVLALALGGHYLRLNVKTVMWMLMMTLLLALAWEPLSEALLRVALLPLCLPFNLALLGSLSFFGWLHRRGLSDERIPVDWASCTPADIRCFCAQKEVADGCWERLKKAEPGQPQPKTARSLQLPAKVDLKVNAE, from the coding sequence ATGAAACGCCTGCTGGACCACACCCTGCGTGGTTACGGGCAGATGCTCGTGGCAAACAACCGGATCACGGGCGCATGCGTGCTTGTCGGGATGTTTGTGCTCTCGGTAGAGATGGCGCTGATGAGCCTGGGCGGGGCGCTGCTGATCTCCGCCCTCGCCTTGTGGAGGGCACAGAATGACAGTGTGCTGAAGACGGGGCTCTTCAGCGTGAACGGCGCACTGCTGGGGGCGCTGTGGTATCTCTTTCCGCAGGTGCCGCTGTGGGCGCAGGCGCTCGCCACGGCGCTGGGGTGTGCAGGAATGGTGTTCTTTTTTGTGCCGGTGGCGGAGCGCATGCATGAGGATAAGTCTCCCTATGTGCTCTTCAGTCTGCCGTATGTGGTCGCAGCCTGGGCAGCGCTGACAGCGCTCATCTTCTTCGGCGTGCATGACGCCGAGCTGACACGCGGCTGGCGTGCGCTGCTGGCCAACCGCTTTGAAAAAGCGGAGAAGCATTTTCTCAATACGGAGGTGAGCACGGACATGGCCGAGGCCTACCGCTGCGCGGGGCTGGGCTGGAGCCTGTACCGCCGGGGAGACCAGACCGGTGCGCAGACGGCATTCTCGCGTGTGCTGTCACTGAAAATAGGCGTGGCAGATGCGTATGACGGGCTGGGCTGGAGCCGCTTCCGCCAAGGGCGCTATGATGATGCGGTGCTGGCGTTTCGACGAGCGGTGGCGCTGGATTCCTTTTTTGCCGATTCATGGGATGGACTGGGCTGGTGTGAGCTGCAGGCCGGACACCCTGAGGAAGCTCGGCGGCATTTCACCACGGCTGCGTTGTGTGCGCCGCTGTTTGCAGATGCGTTCAGCGGATTTGCCGCCACGCTTTCTGGTGGCAAGGCGGAGGCGTATGCGAAGGCGTGGAGCGGATTTCTTTCCAGCCATCTGAGTCTAACGGCGCAGTTTACCTCCACACGTGTGCTGCTGTGCTGGCTGTGGTTTTTCATCGGTTTGCTGTTTCATTCGCGCACGAGTGCGCTCGTAGCTCTGGTGGCGGTGCTGGTGTGCATGTTGGGCTCGGCGTGGCGGCCGGTGTTTGGAGATCCTGCCTTTGCCATGAATGTGGTGGTGCTGGCGCTGGCGCTCGGCGGGCACTATCTGCGGCTGAATGTGAAAACGGTGATGTGGATGCTGATGATGACACTGCTGCTGGCGCTGGCCTGGGAGCCGCTCTCCGAGGCGCTGCTGCGTGTGGCCCTGCTGCCGCTGTGCCTGCCCTTCAACCTGGCGCTGCTGGGCAGCCTTTCCTTCTTTGGCTGGCTGCACCGCCGGGGACTGAGTGATGAGCGCATCCCGGTGGACTGGGCCTCATGCACGCCTGCGGACATCCGCTGCTTTTGCGCGCAGAAGGAGGTGGCCGACGGCTGTTGGGAGAGGCTCAAAAAAGCAGAGCCTGGACAGCCGCAGCCGAAGACGGCGCGCTCACTTCAGCTTCCGGCCAAAGTGGACCTCAAAGTAAATGCCGAGTGA
- a CDS encoding phenylacetate--CoA ligase family protein, with product MYTPTQILTRGRRLHAALDQVIEQRGWSTPKRRAHQWRTLRALVKHAHEKVPLYQRLFEQAGFTPAMLDDWDDLSKLPILTKQDLRAASKEELISKDNRDEVRWISSSGSTGIPASMARTEESLWHYMAWNTALFYDWCQGRPIGNGLYLVDMARDSIDYAAADLLRTTVPDSRLLSVHDPVAKLTDKLLGIAPEFVSSYPSTLRAIALELRDQKRVVKQTRIIHLTSEMLDAHTKHLLGQVFPNARLIETYTSTEGGLVAWQCLHDARWHIAETNVICEIVDENGRPTNGLGNIVITDLTNTATPMLRYRGLGDLARWETEPCPCGSSARSIRQIEGRSAAMLRAQSGTLISPYVITNAIEEVPGLAQYQVVQKQPGVLEVRVVIEDCASKGCVESGVQAALNEALGGAVDLQMSFVSVIAAPAGSHKVPLVISELPLAA from the coding sequence GCATGCGCACGAGAAGGTGCCGCTTTATCAGCGGCTGTTTGAGCAGGCGGGATTCACACCCGCGATGCTGGATGACTGGGATGACCTTTCCAAGCTGCCGATTCTGACCAAGCAGGATCTGCGCGCAGCCAGCAAGGAGGAGCTGATTTCCAAAGACAATCGCGATGAGGTGAGGTGGATTTCCTCGTCGGGGTCCACCGGCATCCCGGCCAGCATGGCGCGCACGGAGGAGTCTCTCTGGCACTACATGGCGTGGAACACGGCGCTGTTTTATGACTGGTGCCAGGGGAGGCCGATCGGCAACGGGCTGTATCTGGTGGACATGGCGCGGGACAGCATCGACTACGCTGCCGCGGATCTCCTGCGCACGACGGTGCCGGATTCGCGCCTGCTTTCGGTGCATGATCCTGTGGCCAAGCTCACGGACAAGCTGCTCGGCATAGCGCCTGAGTTTGTCTCCTCCTACCCTTCGACGCTGCGAGCCATTGCGCTGGAGCTGCGAGATCAGAAGCGGGTGGTGAAGCAGACGAGAATCATCCACCTGACATCTGAGATGCTGGATGCACACACGAAGCATCTGCTGGGGCAGGTGTTTCCAAATGCGCGGCTGATCGAGACGTACACCAGCACGGAGGGCGGACTGGTGGCCTGGCAGTGCCTGCATGATGCGCGGTGGCACATTGCCGAGACGAATGTGATCTGTGAGATCGTGGATGAAAACGGAAGGCCCACAAACGGGCTGGGTAACATCGTGATCACCGACCTGACAAACACCGCCACGCCTATGCTGCGGTATCGCGGTCTGGGAGATTTGGCACGGTGGGAGACGGAGCCGTGTCCGTGTGGCAGCAGTGCGCGGAGCATCCGGCAGATCGAAGGCCGCAGCGCCGCGATGCTGCGCGCGCAGAGCGGAACGCTGATCTCGCCGTATGTCATCACCAATGCAATTGAAGAGGTGCCTGGTCTGGCGCAGTACCAAGTGGTGCAGAAGCAGCCGGGGGTTTTGGAGGTAAGGGTGGTGATCGAGGACTGTGCGTCGAAAGGCTGCGTCGAAAGCGGCGTGCAGGCGGCGCTGAATGAGGCTTTAGGCGGCGCGGTAGATCTGCAGATGAGCTTTGTCTCCGTGATTGCCGCACCCGCAGGATCGCATAAGGTGCCGCTGGTGATTTCTGAACTTCCCCTCGCCGCATGA
- a CDS encoding outer membrane protein assembly factor BamB family protein, whose amino-acid sequence MMTRLLPALLLLSTATYAGNWPEWRGPSAQGHASASGLPDTWSETSNVAWKTGLPGRGHSTPVMWGEQIWLTTALETAATAEEAKRRLETNTGDQPLTVLGSVSLRAVCVDRSSGKILHDIELLNVKDPQWAHQLNSYASPSPVLEEGRLYAHFGSFGTVALDTRTLKVLWKNQELNVMHENGPGSTAVLHGDRLIAHFDGSDAQFIAAFDKNTGKLAWKTPRSGEMDPRPQQRKAYGTPLVATINGKPQVVSSAANNIYGYDPQTGAELWKVHYGELGFSMSTVPVVDEQQIYFSTAYGKSAMVALKYEGLKTPEVAWRNNKNAPKMCSPVLHGGLIFYVDDGGIVSCVDTKTGEACYRERIGGKYSASPILADGKLYFCSREGVVTIVNAAKEFKILAQNTMDGAIMASPIADGSALFVRTDKALYKIGK is encoded by the coding sequence ATGATGACCCGACTGCTGCCCGCCCTTCTGCTTCTTTCCACCGCTACGTATGCCGGCAACTGGCCCGAATGGCGCGGCCCGTCCGCCCAAGGACATGCCTCTGCCTCAGGTCTGCCCGACACCTGGAGCGAGACAAGCAACGTGGCCTGGAAGACAGGGCTGCCGGGGCGTGGGCATTCGACCCCTGTCATGTGGGGAGAGCAGATCTGGCTGACGACTGCTCTGGAAACCGCCGCCACGGCTGAGGAGGCCAAGCGCAGGCTGGAAACCAACACCGGAGACCAGCCGCTGACGGTGCTGGGCTCAGTGAGCCTGCGTGCGGTCTGTGTGGATCGAAGCAGTGGCAAGATCCTGCATGACATCGAGCTGCTGAATGTGAAGGACCCGCAGTGGGCGCATCAGCTCAACAGCTATGCCTCGCCGTCTCCGGTGCTGGAGGAGGGGCGGCTGTATGCGCACTTTGGTTCGTTTGGCACGGTGGCGCTGGACACGCGCACTCTGAAGGTGCTGTGGAAAAATCAGGAGCTGAACGTGATGCATGAAAACGGACCGGGCTCCACGGCAGTGCTGCATGGAGACAGGCTGATCGCGCATTTTGACGGCAGCGACGCGCAGTTCATCGCCGCCTTTGACAAGAACACCGGAAAGCTGGCGTGGAAGACCCCGCGCAGCGGAGAGATGGACCCGCGCCCGCAGCAGCGCAAAGCCTATGGCACGCCGCTGGTGGCGACGATCAATGGCAAGCCGCAGGTGGTGAGTTCAGCGGCGAACAACATTTATGGCTACGATCCGCAGACCGGTGCCGAGCTGTGGAAGGTGCATTATGGTGAGCTGGGCTTTTCGATGTCCACGGTGCCGGTGGTGGACGAGCAGCAGATCTACTTCAGCACTGCGTATGGAAAGTCGGCGATGGTGGCGCTGAAATACGAGGGGCTCAAGACGCCTGAGGTGGCGTGGCGCAACAACAAGAACGCGCCCAAGATGTGCTCGCCCGTGCTGCATGGCGGCCTGATTTTCTACGTGGATGACGGCGGCATCGTGAGCTGCGTGGACACGAAGACGGGAGAGGCCTGCTACCGCGAACGCATTGGTGGAAAATACAGCGCCTCGCCGATCCTGGCGGATGGCAAACTTTACTTCTGCAGCCGCGAAGGCGTGGTGACGATCGTGAACGCCGCGAAGGAGTTCAAGATCCTGGCGCAGAACACGATGGATGGCGCGATCATGGCGAGTCCGATTGCCGATGGCAGCGCCCTGTTTGTCCGCACAGACAAGGCGCTGTACAAGATCGGGAAGTAA